In the Rhizobium sp. CB3090 genome, one interval contains:
- a CDS encoding alanyl-tRNA editing protein yields MSVNALYRDDFYLSTAEAVVTAIHEDGGIELDQTCFYATSGGQPGDTGFFERADGSKIVLGQTRHGATKDIIIHVPQEGEAPPAVGEKLVLHVDWPRRYRLMRMHTACHLLSVVCQYPITGAAVGEDESRVDFDMSETIDKDEVTAKMMALVNENHPVFVQWITDEELAANPDIVKSKNVRPPIGLGRVSLVCIGENSAVDSQPCGGTHVSETQEVGAIYIAKIEKKGKENRRFRIRFGTPNDDA; encoded by the coding sequence ATGTCTGTGAATGCCCTTTATCGTGACGATTTCTATCTCTCGACCGCCGAAGCTGTCGTAACCGCAATTCACGAGGATGGGGGCATCGAGCTCGATCAAACCTGCTTCTACGCGACCTCCGGCGGACAGCCGGGGGATACCGGGTTTTTCGAGCGCGCCGACGGTTCGAAAATCGTGCTCGGCCAGACCAGGCATGGGGCGACGAAGGACATCATCATCCATGTGCCGCAGGAAGGCGAAGCGCCGCCTGCCGTTGGCGAGAAGTTGGTGCTGCATGTCGACTGGCCGCGACGCTACCGGCTGATGCGTATGCACACAGCCTGCCACCTGCTCTCGGTCGTATGCCAATATCCGATCACAGGTGCGGCCGTCGGCGAGGATGAAAGCCGCGTCGATTTCGACATGAGCGAGACCATCGACAAGGACGAGGTGACGGCGAAGATGATGGCGCTCGTCAACGAGAACCACCCTGTTTTCGTCCAGTGGATCACGGATGAGGAGCTTGCAGCCAATCCGGACATCGTCAAGTCGAAGAATGTACGCCCGCCAATCGGACTCGGCCGCGTCAGCCTTGTCTGCATTGGCGAGAACTCAGCCGTTGACAGCCAGCCTTGCGGCGGCACACATGTCTCGGAGACGCAGGAAGTCGGGGCAATCTACATCGCCAAGATCGAGAAGAAGGGCAAGGAGAACCGCCGCTTCCGCATCCGTTTCGGCACGCCCAACGACGACGCTTAA
- a CDS encoding cysteine synthase A, with translation MTVHPSVLEAIGNTPLIKLKGASEATGSTILGKAEFLNPGQSVKDRAALYIIRDAERKGLLKPGGVIVEGTAGNTGIGLTVVAKALGYRTVIVIPETQSQEKKDALRLLGAELVEVPAVPYRNPNNYVKVSGRLAAELAKTEPNGAIWANQFDNVANRQAHIETTAKEIWADTNGKIDGFICSVGSGGTLAGVAMGLRGFNKDIKIGIADPEGAALYEFYKNGELKSSGSSITEGIGQGRITANLEGFTPDFAYQITDAEALPYVFDLVEHEGLCLGGSTAINIAGAVRLAQDLGPGHTIVTVLCDYGNRYQSKLFNPDFLRSKGLPLPAYLTTTSNIPIPYENLA, from the coding sequence ATGACCGTCCATCCCTCCGTCCTAGAAGCGATCGGCAACACGCCACTGATCAAACTCAAGGGTGCCTCCGAGGCGACGGGCTCGACCATTCTCGGCAAGGCGGAGTTTCTGAACCCCGGCCAGTCGGTCAAGGATCGCGCCGCGCTCTACATCATCCGCGATGCCGAAAGAAAGGGCCTGCTGAAGCCCGGCGGCGTCATCGTCGAGGGGACTGCAGGCAATACCGGCATCGGCCTGACCGTGGTCGCCAAGGCGCTCGGCTACCGCACCGTCATCGTCATTCCGGAAACGCAGAGCCAGGAGAAGAAGGATGCGCTGAGGCTGCTCGGCGCCGAGCTGGTGGAAGTGCCGGCCGTTCCATACAGAAACCCCAACAACTATGTGAAGGTTTCCGGCCGGCTTGCCGCGGAGTTGGCGAAGACCGAACCGAACGGTGCAATCTGGGCGAACCAGTTTGACAATGTCGCCAATCGCCAGGCGCATATCGAAACGACCGCCAAGGAAATCTGGGCCGACACCAACGGCAAGATCGACGGCTTCATCTGCTCGGTCGGTTCCGGCGGTACGTTGGCGGGTGTCGCCATGGGGCTGCGTGGCTTCAACAAGGACATCAAGATCGGCATCGCCGATCCTGAAGGGGCGGCACTTTATGAATTCTACAAGAATGGCGAGCTGAAATCCTCCGGCTCTTCGATCACCGAAGGCATCGGCCAGGGTCGCATCACGGCGAACCTGGAAGGTTTTACGCCCGATTTCGCCTATCAGATCACCGATGCCGAAGCCCTGCCCTATGTCTTCGATCTGGTCGAACACGAAGGTCTCTGCCTCGGCGGCTCGACGGCCATCAACATTGCCGGCGCGGTGCGCCTGGCCCAGGATCTCGGCCCCGGCCATACGATCGTGACCGTCCTCTGCGACTATGGCAATCGCTACCAGTCCAAGCTTTTCAATCCGGATTTCCTGAGGTCGAAGGGTCTGCCGCTGCCGGCATATCTGACGACGACTTCCAATATTCCTATTCCTTACGAAAACCTGGCGTGA
- a CDS encoding SDR family NAD(P)-dependent oxidoreductase, with protein sequence MRPFIARPEHGAIWITGASSGIGRALALKLAGEGYKVAVTARRHDKLLELQAEAHELSGSIIVLDGDVTNAEDMEHTVAAIEYQHGGLALVILNAGIYLPARAEDLNHDVFDRSFAVNLHGVVNCLVPAVRHMRARGYGQIAIVSSAAGYGGVPAGAAYGATKAALINMAESLNFELDRMGIHIQLVTPGFVDTALTGKNKFSMPGLISAEDAAKAIAAGLKSPGFEITFPKSFTYRAKLVNFLPYSLYFRVIRRIIDGRRPSRAAGHHPNPHPAE encoded by the coding sequence ATGCGTCCATTCATTGCCCGTCCTGAACATGGAGCGATCTGGATCACAGGCGCCAGCTCAGGGATCGGCCGGGCGCTGGCATTGAAACTCGCGGGCGAGGGGTACAAGGTCGCCGTTACCGCCCGCCGTCACGACAAACTGCTGGAGCTGCAGGCGGAAGCGCACGAGCTGTCCGGCAGTATCATCGTGCTCGATGGCGACGTCACCAATGCCGAGGATATGGAGCACACCGTCGCAGCGATCGAATATCAACACGGTGGGCTGGCTCTGGTGATCCTCAATGCCGGCATCTACCTGCCGGCACGCGCTGAGGACTTGAACCATGATGTTTTCGATCGCAGCTTCGCCGTCAATCTCCACGGCGTCGTCAATTGTCTGGTGCCGGCTGTGCGCCATATGAGGGCGAGGGGATACGGGCAGATCGCCATCGTCTCCTCCGCGGCTGGCTATGGCGGGGTACCTGCGGGCGCAGCCTATGGCGCGACCAAGGCCGCTCTGATCAACATGGCCGAAAGCCTGAATTTCGAGCTCGACCGCATGGGCATTCATATCCAGCTCGTCACACCCGGCTTCGTCGATACGGCGCTGACCGGGAAAAACAAGTTTTCCATGCCGGGGCTGATATCGGCCGAAGATGCGGCAAAGGCGATCGCCGCCGGCCTGAAATCGCCCGGCTTCGAAATCACCTTCCCAAAGAGCTTCACCTATCGGGCAAAACTGGTGAACTTTCTGCCTTACAGCCTTTATTTCCGCGTTATCCGGCGTATCATCGATGGCCGTCGCCCGTCGCGGGCCGCCGGTCATCATCCCAATCCGCATCCGGCGGAATAA
- a CDS encoding sn-glycerol-3-phosphate import ATP-binding protein UgpC produces the protein MAEIRIEQVRKAYGRNQVVHGVDLTFRSGEFVVILGPSGCGKSTLMRMIAGLEDITSGEIIIDGKVVNQLEPRERGCAMVFQNYALYPHMDVAANMGYALKVAGVPRAERDRRIKETARIVGLEDFLTRKPSELSGGQRQRVAMGRAIIREPKVFLFDEPLSNLDAKLRVQMRVEIRRLHKRLSATSVFVTHDQVEAMTLADKLVVMYKGNVEQVGTPLEVYNAPRTRFVGSFIGSPAMNFLEGSFSANGEQFIFDGLPIAIDANIGKRHAGLPVTLGIRPEHARLVPASTPGAVPATVDFVEELGAGRVIHCDINGSSFAVAVADHTTGQTGDAVGLEIAQQHTHLFAQDTGLRLDSIASVTPLKVAAN, from the coding sequence ATGGCAGAGATCCGGATCGAGCAAGTTCGCAAGGCCTATGGACGCAATCAGGTCGTGCATGGCGTCGATCTGACCTTCCGCTCCGGAGAATTCGTCGTCATTCTCGGTCCTTCCGGTTGTGGCAAGTCGACCCTGATGCGCATGATCGCCGGCCTCGAGGATATTACTTCGGGTGAAATCATTATCGACGGCAAGGTCGTCAATCAGCTCGAGCCGCGCGAGCGCGGCTGCGCCATGGTCTTCCAGAATTACGCGCTCTATCCGCACATGGATGTCGCCGCCAACATGGGCTACGCGCTCAAGGTGGCGGGTGTGCCACGCGCCGAACGTGACCGCCGCATCAAGGAAACGGCCCGCATTGTCGGCCTGGAGGATTTCCTCACCCGCAAGCCCTCCGAGCTTTCAGGCGGCCAGCGCCAGCGCGTCGCCATGGGCCGCGCCATCATCCGTGAACCGAAAGTCTTCCTCTTCGACGAACCGCTCTCCAATCTGGACGCCAAGCTGCGCGTCCAGATGCGTGTCGAAATCCGCCGCCTGCACAAGCGCCTGTCGGCCACGTCGGTTTTCGTCACGCATGATCAGGTCGAGGCTATGACGCTCGCTGACAAGCTGGTGGTCATGTACAAGGGCAATGTCGAGCAGGTCGGCACGCCGCTCGAAGTCTACAATGCGCCGCGCACCCGTTTTGTCGGTTCCTTCATCGGTTCGCCGGCCATGAATTTCCTCGAAGGTTCCTTCTCGGCGAATGGCGAGCAATTCATTTTTGATGGCCTGCCGATAGCCATCGACGCCAACATTGGCAAGCGTCACGCCGGTCTGCCGGTTACGCTCGGCATCCGTCCGGAACATGCGCGTCTCGTGCCGGCCAGCACGCCGGGCGCCGTTCCCGCCACCGTGGATTTCGTCGAAGAACTCGGTGCAGGCCGAGTCATCCATTGCGATATCAACGGCTCCAGCTTCGCCGTTGCCGTTGCCGACCATACTACGGGACAAACGGGTGACGCCGTCGGCCTGGAGATTGCCCAGCAGCATACGCACCTCTTCGCTCAGGACACCGGCCTGCGGCTCGACAGCATTGCCTCGGTCACGCCTCTCAAGGTTGCCGCAAACTAA
- a CDS encoding ABC transporter permease subunit, with the protein MVERTPILNFFTHLILFIGFVMAVGPIAIVAIAASHNLAEVNQVPMSLIPGTDFWVNLKTAWTTADLGPKLLNSLIFAGGVAAGKVIISALTAFSLVYFRYPGRHFIFWLVFITLMLPLEVRIVPTYAVIANVLSPYQGLLDATGLTWLIEKVTGIQVSLNMGLLNSSLGLILPLVATATGTFLYRQFFLTIPDELTEAARMDGAGSLRFFFDILLPLSRTNMAALGTIMFLWAWNQYLWPLLITTDPSHATAVTELKQLIPNVGGLPEWHIAMAGTLIVMIPPLLVVVLMQRWFVRGLIATEK; encoded by the coding sequence ATGGTCGAGCGTACACCCATCCTCAATTTCTTCACCCATCTGATCCTGTTCATCGGCTTCGTAATGGCAGTGGGACCGATAGCCATCGTGGCTATCGCCGCATCCCATAATCTGGCCGAGGTCAATCAAGTGCCGATGTCGCTGATCCCCGGCACCGATTTCTGGGTCAATCTCAAGACGGCGTGGACCACGGCGGATCTCGGGCCTAAACTGCTGAATAGCCTGATCTTCGCAGGCGGCGTGGCGGCGGGAAAGGTGATCATTTCGGCGCTTACCGCCTTTTCGCTCGTCTATTTCCGTTATCCCGGCCGCCATTTCATCTTCTGGCTGGTCTTCATAACACTGATGCTGCCGCTCGAAGTGCGTATCGTGCCGACCTATGCGGTCATAGCGAACGTCCTGTCGCCCTATCAGGGGCTTCTCGACGCCACCGGCCTTACCTGGCTCATAGAGAAAGTTACAGGCATTCAGGTCTCGCTGAATATGGGGCTGCTCAACTCCTCTCTCGGCCTGATCCTGCCGCTGGTCGCCACGGCGACCGGTACCTTCCTCTATCGTCAATTCTTCCTGACGATACCGGACGAGCTGACCGAAGCCGCACGCATGGACGGCGCCGGATCGCTGCGCTTCTTCTTCGACATCCTGCTGCCGCTGTCGCGCACCAATATGGCCGCGCTCGGCACCATCATGTTCCTCTGGGCCTGGAACCAGTATCTCTGGCCGCTGCTCATCACCACCGATCCGTCGCATGCGACCGCGGTGACAGAACTCAAGCAGCTCATCCCGAACGTGGGCGGCCTTCCCGAGTGGCATATTGCCATGGCAGGCACGCTGATCGTCATGATCCCGCCGCTCCTCGTCGTCGTGCTGATGCAACGCTGGTTCGTTCGCGGCCTCATCGCCACCGAAAAGTGA
- a CDS encoding ABC transporter permease subunit translates to MEKRTTFSKWSVGILFAVPQLLLIFTFFYWPAGQAIFWSLTLQQPWGGGNIWVGLDNFKSILANPDYWNSVTISIIFAAISTSLSMGVALVLAALTDRQLRGSKFYSVVLIWPYGIAAPASAMAFRFILAPEAGFMSIVNHYWPGLWDPGLNGADAMATIIAAFSWKYIGYSFIFFLAAFQAIPRSLIEAAAMDGSGVIRRFWDIQFPLITPTIFFLLVINITESFQDSFGIVDIMTAGGPHNSTNLMVYKIYSDGFKGLDFSGAAAQSIILMLLIIVLTIFQFRFIERRVHYR, encoded by the coding sequence ATGGAAAAGCGTACGACTTTCAGCAAGTGGAGCGTCGGCATCCTGTTCGCAGTGCCGCAACTCCTCCTCATCTTCACCTTCTTCTATTGGCCGGCTGGTCAGGCGATCTTCTGGTCGCTGACGCTGCAGCAACCCTGGGGCGGCGGTAATATCTGGGTTGGCCTCGATAACTTCAAATCGATTCTCGCTAATCCCGATTACTGGAATTCGGTGACGATCAGCATCATCTTCGCGGCGATCAGCACCAGCCTTTCCATGGGTGTCGCTCTGGTGCTTGCGGCCCTGACGGACCGGCAGCTCAGAGGTTCGAAGTTCTACAGCGTCGTGCTCATCTGGCCTTACGGTATTGCTGCGCCCGCTTCGGCAATGGCCTTCCGTTTTATCCTGGCACCGGAAGCCGGTTTCATGTCCATCGTCAACCACTATTGGCCAGGCCTATGGGACCCGGGCCTCAACGGTGCCGATGCCATGGCCACCATCATTGCCGCCTTCTCATGGAAATATATCGGCTACAGCTTCATTTTCTTCCTTGCCGCCTTCCAGGCCATTCCGCGCTCATTGATCGAAGCAGCGGCGATGGACGGCTCGGGCGTGATCCGGCGCTTCTGGGACATTCAGTTCCCGCTGATCACCCCGACGATCTTCTTCCTGCTGGTGATCAACATCACCGAGAGCTTCCAGGATTCCTTCGGCATCGTCGACATCATGACCGCAGGCGGCCCGCACAACTCAACGAATCTCATGGTCTACAAGATCTATTCCGACGGCTTCAAAGGCCTCGATTTTTCCGGCGCGGCGGCACAAAGTATCATTCTGATGCTGCTGATCATCGTACTCACCATCTTCCAGTTCCGCTTCATCGAGCGGCGCGTGCATTACCGTTGA
- a CDS encoding extracellular solute-binding protein, translated as MSKFYNCISAAAAGVVSLALALPAAAAPIKFDFWFGLSGDLERVVQTMCTNFNNSQTDYQVVCTSQGNYDAALQNTIAAFRAGKQPAIVQVYDVGTATMMLSGAYYPVGKLMSENGYKIDWNDYFPGIARYYATSKGELLSFPFNSSTALLYWNKDAFAKIGKTAAPKTWEEAADDMKALKGAGYDCPMAINISANESWQLMEQFSAIHNEPVATQNNGYDGLDARLTVNKTKFVKYVTDLKSWYDAGLIKIKSKDLGQDMVQAFASGDCQMIMTSVGDHGTVGKTQKAGMNWDVAELPVYAGTERKNSLVGGASLWVLSGKSADEYKGAAAFLNFIHDPKTALFWSTNTGYIPVTKSGFDFMKSSGFYDKAPYKGREVAIASLTASEPTPITRGVRLGNFTQIRAEFGNQMQAIFANKVSVQEGIDNLVKNGNAVLERFEATYKGKQLP; from the coding sequence ATGTCCAAATTTTATAACTGCATTTCGGCGGCTGCCGCCGGCGTCGTGAGCTTAGCGCTGGCCCTGCCGGCTGCTGCGGCTCCGATCAAGTTCGATTTCTGGTTCGGCCTCTCGGGCGATCTGGAGCGTGTCGTTCAGACGATGTGCACGAACTTCAACAATTCTCAGACCGACTATCAAGTCGTCTGCACCAGCCAGGGCAACTACGACGCCGCTCTGCAGAACACCATTGCCGCCTTCCGCGCCGGCAAGCAGCCGGCGATCGTGCAGGTTTACGACGTCGGCACGGCGACCATGATGCTTTCCGGCGCCTATTATCCCGTCGGCAAGCTGATGTCGGAAAACGGCTACAAGATCGACTGGAACGACTATTTCCCGGGCATCGCCCGCTACTACGCCACCTCGAAGGGCGAACTGCTCTCCTTCCCGTTCAACTCCTCGACCGCCCTGCTCTATTGGAACAAGGACGCCTTCGCCAAGATCGGCAAGACCGCCGCTCCGAAGACCTGGGAAGAAGCTGCCGACGACATGAAGGCGCTGAAGGGCGCTGGTTATGATTGCCCGATGGCCATCAACATCTCCGCCAACGAAAGCTGGCAGTTGATGGAACAGTTCTCGGCCATCCACAACGAGCCAGTTGCTACCCAGAACAACGGCTATGACGGTCTCGACGCCCGCCTGACCGTCAACAAGACCAAGTTCGTCAAATACGTCACCGACCTCAAGAGCTGGTACGACGCCGGTCTCATCAAGATCAAGTCGAAGGATCTCGGCCAGGATATGGTTCAGGCCTTTGCATCGGGCGATTGCCAGATGATCATGACCTCGGTCGGCGACCACGGCACGGTCGGCAAGACGCAGAAGGCCGGCATGAACTGGGATGTTGCCGAACTTCCGGTCTACGCCGGTACCGAGCGCAAGAATTCGCTCGTCGGCGGTGCATCGCTCTGGGTTCTCTCCGGCAAGTCGGCTGACGAATACAAGGGCGCAGCAGCGTTCCTGAACTTCATCCACGATCCGAAGACCGCTCTCTTCTGGTCGACCAACACCGGCTACATTCCGGTCACGAAGTCCGGCTTCGATTTCATGAAGTCCTCCGGCTTCTACGACAAGGCTCCGTATAAGGGCCGCGAAGTCGCGATCGCCAGCCTGACCGCTTCCGAGCCGACTCCAATCACCCGCGGCGTCCGTCTCGGCAACTTCACGCAGATCCGCGCTGAATTCGGCAATCAGATGCAGGCCATCTTCGCCAACAAGGTCAGCGTCCAGGAAGGTATCGACAACCTCGTCAAGAACGGCAATGCTGTTCTCGAGCGCTTCGAAGCCACCTACAAGGGCAAGCAACTGCCGTAA
- a CDS encoding sugar O-acetyltransferase, translated as MGQSEREKMAAGEWYCCIDPELDALRALAREAVHQHNTMSPGQRGDIGPALSALFAGVAEGVFIEAPFHCTYGMNISLGSHVYFNAGCTILDTAPVRIGEGSMLGPGVHIYCAEHHKDLTQRRAGLEIAWPVEIGRDVWIGGGAIILGGVTIGDGAIVGAGAVVTKDVAAGATVIGNPARALVAR; from the coding sequence ATGGGCCAAAGCGAGCGAGAGAAGATGGCAGCGGGAGAATGGTATTGCTGCATCGATCCGGAACTTGATGCCCTGCGTGCACTTGCCCGGGAGGCCGTGCACCAGCACAACACCATGTCGCCCGGCCAGCGCGGTGACATCGGCCCGGCACTGTCGGCGCTTTTTGCCGGTGTGGCCGAGGGCGTGTTCATCGAAGCGCCGTTTCATTGCACCTATGGCATGAACATTTCGCTCGGCTCGCACGTCTATTTCAATGCCGGCTGCACCATTCTCGATACCGCCCCGGTGCGCATCGGTGAAGGCAGCATGCTGGGGCCTGGCGTTCATATATATTGTGCCGAGCATCATAAGGATCTGACGCAGCGGCGCGCGGGGCTGGAAATCGCTTGGCCGGTCGAGATCGGCAGGGATGTCTGGATCGGTGGCGGCGCCATCATCCTTGGCGGCGTGACCATCGGCGATGGAGCGATCGTCGGAGCGGGCGCGGTCGTTACCAAGGATGTTGCGGCGGGCGCGACCGTAATCGGCAATCCCGCGCGGGCTCTGGTCGCCAGATAA